Proteins from a genomic interval of Pseudodesulfovibrio nedwellii:
- a CDS encoding aryl-sulfate sulfotransferase, with protein sequence MKRLTRQALLAFAMVLVATAAYATTSVFPTGTVKYSPDKTFNGYTLIAGGKARLVDMNGNLVNEWEGVNGFPAKMLPGGQLLSTGERWKGYIDDAITVKQLDWNGKTVWEFGKYAKVVKDPKNPAAGDMWISTQHHDLQHAGNPVYYVPGHSYKMKGKTLILGHKWHVNKDVSDHVLMDDTVYEVDANGKVIWEWVASEHFKEYGFDKDAIKAIKGWSPKAGAEKNGFDWWHQNCASYLGPNRWYDAGDKRFHPDNIIFDSREANILCIISHETGKVVWRLGPDYTQVAEAKIGQILGPHHTHMIPNGLPGGSNVMVYDNGGQAGYGAPNSMSPNGLATIHRFYSRVLEIDPVTKEVVWEYSIKSRKKPWKLFGYEEFSPFISSAQRLPNGNTLICEGSNGRFIEVTHEGEVVWEYISPYPGNIPGTNYVYRAYRVPYEWAPQGKHAEEVAVVPPANNSFQIPNVKGQKPRVGEMTGGGLLSNVSMTDEGEEVEVDTDDGPNTMPVY encoded by the coding sequence ATGAAAAGGTTAACACGACAGGCCTTGCTGGCTTTTGCGATGGTTCTCGTCGCTACAGCAGCCTATGCTACCACCTCGGTGTTTCCGACTGGTACTGTAAAGTATTCCCCGGACAAGACGTTTAATGGCTACACGCTGATTGCAGGTGGTAAAGCCCGCCTTGTGGATATGAATGGCAATCTCGTCAATGAATGGGAAGGCGTGAACGGTTTCCCCGCAAAGATGCTGCCCGGCGGCCAGCTCCTTTCCACCGGCGAGCGTTGGAAGGGGTACATTGATGATGCCATAACCGTGAAGCAGCTCGACTGGAATGGCAAGACCGTTTGGGAATTCGGTAAGTACGCCAAGGTTGTCAAAGACCCCAAGAATCCAGCTGCAGGCGATATGTGGATTTCCACACAGCATCATGACCTGCAACATGCAGGTAACCCAGTTTATTATGTGCCGGGCCATAGCTACAAGATGAAGGGCAAGACCCTGATTCTGGGGCATAAGTGGCACGTGAACAAGGATGTCAGCGACCATGTGCTGATGGACGACACCGTGTACGAAGTGGATGCAAACGGTAAGGTCATTTGGGAATGGGTCGCTTCTGAGCATTTCAAGGAATATGGCTTCGATAAGGATGCCATCAAGGCCATCAAAGGCTGGAGCCCCAAGGCCGGTGCCGAAAAGAACGGCTTTGACTGGTGGCATCAGAACTGTGCATCCTACCTCGGGCCCAACAGATGGTACGATGCAGGCGACAAGCGTTTTCATCCTGACAACATCATTTTTGACTCTCGTGAAGCCAATATTCTGTGTATTATCAGCCACGAGACCGGCAAGGTCGTCTGGCGTCTCGGCCCGGATTATACTCAGGTCGCAGAAGCAAAGATTGGTCAGATTCTTGGACCCCACCATACACATATGATTCCCAATGGCTTGCCCGGTGGAAGCAACGTGATGGTCTATGACAACGGTGGTCAGGCTGGCTACGGTGCACCAAATTCTATGTCCCCCAATGGACTGGCAACAATCCATCGTTTCTACTCACGCGTATTGGAAATTGATCCTGTGACCAAGGAAGTTGTGTGGGAATATTCCATCAAGTCCCGCAAGAAGCCCTGGAAGCTCTTTGGCTATGAAGAGTTCAGCCCCTTTATTAGTTCCGCACAGCGTTTGCCCAACGGCAATACTTTGATTTGCGAAGGTTCCAATGGCCGCTTCATTGAAGTGACCCATGAAGGCGAGGTTGTCTGGGAATATATTTCTCCTTATCCCGGCAATATCCCCGGCACCAATTACGTGTACCGCGCCTATCGTGTCCCCTACGAGTGGGCACCGCAGGGTAAACACGCTGAAGAAGTTGCTGTTGTGCCTCCGGCAAACAACAGTTTTCAGATCCCCAACGTCAAGGGACAGAAGCCCAGAGTCGGTGAAATGACCGGCGGCGGCCTTCTTTCCAATGTTTCCATGACTGACGAGGGTGAAGAGGTCGAAGTTGATACCGACGATGGTCCTAACACCATGCCGGTTTACTAA
- a CDS encoding aryl-sulfate sulfotransferase — MRKQSNFYTFALAALLAVVLAVPAQAYEALTGPTGVLKYEEGKALEGYTLFDPGMGTSTYLIDMEGNIVHTWKHKFKAGAHSQLLPNGHLLRASHLDKPATVGFGGEGGLLEEFDWDGKLVWKYKNFSDTSLQHHSFRRLPNGNTLVLCWERKTNEEAIAKGRDPKAMPKGGLKLWGMQFKYTWADYVQEVDQNGKVVWEWHIWDHIGTGPDKIDINWYLRGDRNIVELMDVVDWTHCNSVDVSPDGKKIVLNSRNFGEFYVIDRKTGKIEYRWGNPSTHDAGKAPAFIDNGDQQLFGNHHVTWLQNGHFLIFDNGWYRPEGNRSRAVEMDPKTGKVVWEYTSKLTNSFYSMYQGGAQRLENGNTFITSTGQGHLIEVTGGKNPKVVWEFVNPIFGEEAHCMFDESKKYTAKKGMTPYDIANNYIHRAYRYSKDYPAFKGKDMTPQGYICGDDCPRFYKDYKRGAILDGGTSEGFANENDDTEEEDGPAMHAY, encoded by the coding sequence ATGCGCAAGCAATCCAATTTTTACACATTTGCACTGGCCGCGCTGTTAGCAGTTGTGTTGGCTGTTCCGGCACAGGCTTATGAGGCATTGACCGGGCCCACCGGTGTTTTGAAGTATGAAGAAGGCAAGGCTCTTGAAGGGTATACACTATTTGATCCTGGCATGGGAACGTCTACTTATCTGATAGATATGGAAGGCAATATTGTTCATACGTGGAAGCACAAGTTTAAAGCCGGAGCCCACTCCCAGTTGCTTCCCAATGGGCATCTGCTTCGAGCTAGCCATCTGGATAAGCCTGCCACTGTCGGTTTCGGCGGAGAGGGTGGGCTTTTGGAAGAGTTTGATTGGGATGGCAAACTCGTATGGAAGTATAAGAATTTTAGCGATACGTCTCTTCAGCATCATTCTTTTCGCAGACTTCCTAACGGCAATACTCTTGTGTTGTGCTGGGAAAGAAAAACGAATGAAGAAGCCATTGCAAAAGGCCGTGATCCCAAGGCTATGCCCAAGGGCGGTTTGAAGCTGTGGGGGATGCAATTCAAGTACACTTGGGCTGATTATGTCCAAGAGGTTGATCAGAATGGCAAGGTTGTTTGGGAATGGCATATTTGGGACCATATTGGAACCGGACCGGATAAGATTGATATCAACTGGTATCTCAGGGGTGATCGTAACATCGTCGAATTAATGGACGTTGTTGATTGGACGCATTGCAACTCCGTTGATGTATCTCCAGACGGTAAAAAAATTGTCCTGAATTCTCGTAACTTTGGTGAATTTTACGTAATTGATCGTAAGACTGGAAAAATCGAATACCGATGGGGTAATCCGAGTACACATGATGCCGGAAAGGCCCCTGCCTTTATCGATAACGGTGATCAACAACTGTTTGGTAATCACCATGTTACTTGGTTGCAAAATGGTCATTTTTTGATTTTTGACAATGGTTGGTATCGTCCTGAAGGAAACCGTTCCCGCGCAGTGGAAATGGATCCCAAAACCGGCAAAGTTGTTTGGGAGTATACAAGTAAGCTGACTAACAGTTTTTATTCCATGTACCAAGGTGGCGCACAACGCTTGGAAAATGGTAATACTTTTATCACTTCAACCGGTCAGGGACATCTGATCGAAGTAACTGGCGGCAAGAATCCCAAGGTTGTTTGGGAATTTGTGAATCCCATATTCGGTGAAGAAGCGCATTGTATGTTTGATGAAAGCAAAAAATATACGGCCAAGAAAGGGATGACCCCGTATGATATCGCAAACAACTACATTCATCGCGCTTATCGTTACAGCAAGGATTATCCTGCCTTCAAGGGTAAGGATATGACTCCGCAGGGATATATTTGTGGCGATGACTGTCCGCGTTTTTACAAAGACTATAAGCGTGGTGCAATCCTTGACGGTGGAACAAGCGAAGGATTCGCTAATGAAAATGATGATACCGAAGAAGAGGATGGCCCTGCCATGCATGCATACTAG
- a CDS encoding ATP-binding protein: MKVTFLLRIHLLLFIVLATSPALAAESLRISIFPFSPPFSYYAVQNGNKYLQGYTIDESLAVGKELKQDIEFIAVSAIDRQIGILKKGDIALIAHDSASYAKTHGLTFIPVGVSLQHHLYIHEACAPCIDLHSPETLRNKRVVTVKGAPYVMDISMVPNIIEAPSALEALNLLNQGIADIYIAPSERVADYLIVANGFDAVLKDGDFIGEAPLGFIVNPDDTELISRLKTAIKTLERQGTLASIRDKWFDQPHEFSLSKYSKQIALTALGIATLFVMFGVWNLSLKRRVAQVARDLRQTEQRYRDLIESSPDMIFLVTEDGEILHANERACTNLRLKTPFKGLNLQNLIAPEDKEEVAPFLDKVFNDGCDKFEFRMDEKTRQDMEVEIAGRILQGPIQPGLLACLFARNVTDRNRMEEELIQSERLGIIGKMAAGVAHEINNPLGIIQFNAEDMLYAEEMSTEAREGLTAISRNAARAADTITHLLDLASPKPMANDILHLDEAVKDCIALLGPKIKKTTLTLDIQNEPLSMRGDSRAIQQVLVNLLLNALSSMQGKRSISIFGDRSHESIRLVIEDKGKGIVRKDLPHIFDPFFTSRENGFGLGLFITRRIVERHGGIIFAESEPDKGTRMILEFPLHEDEESV, encoded by the coding sequence ATGAAAGTAACCTTCCTGCTCCGTATTCATTTATTGCTCTTTATTGTCCTCGCAACATCTCCAGCCCTTGCGGCGGAGTCCTTACGCATAAGTATTTTCCCTTTTTCACCACCATTTTCGTATTATGCAGTCCAAAACGGCAATAAATACTTACAAGGATACACGATCGACGAGAGTCTGGCTGTAGGAAAAGAGCTCAAACAAGATATTGAATTCATTGCAGTAAGCGCCATCGATAGACAAATAGGAATTCTCAAAAAAGGCGACATAGCGCTCATTGCTCATGATTCCGCTTCCTATGCGAAAACACATGGGCTAACCTTTATCCCCGTGGGAGTCAGCCTACAACACCACTTGTATATCCATGAGGCATGCGCCCCCTGTATTGATCTGCATAGCCCTGAAACTCTTCGGAATAAACGCGTTGTCACGGTCAAAGGCGCCCCTTATGTCATGGATATTTCGATGGTTCCCAACATCATCGAAGCGCCTTCAGCTCTTGAAGCCCTGAATCTCCTCAACCAGGGAATTGCCGACATTTATATAGCCCCGTCCGAACGAGTGGCAGATTATCTAATCGTTGCCAACGGCTTTGACGCTGTCCTCAAGGACGGTGACTTTATCGGTGAAGCCCCATTAGGATTCATCGTCAATCCCGATGACACGGAACTCATCAGTCGCCTCAAAACCGCCATCAAAACATTGGAACGACAAGGCACACTTGCAAGCATCCGAGACAAATGGTTCGACCAACCACATGAGTTCTCCCTCTCAAAATACTCCAAACAGATCGCCCTCACAGCGCTGGGTATAGCCACCCTGTTCGTAATGTTCGGTGTGTGGAATCTTTCCCTGAAGCGACGGGTAGCTCAAGTGGCGCGAGACTTGCGCCAGACTGAACAACGATATCGAGATCTCATCGAGTCATCACCCGATATGATTTTTTTGGTGACTGAGGACGGCGAAATCCTCCACGCCAATGAACGAGCATGCACCAATCTCCGCTTGAAGACACCGTTTAAAGGGTTAAACCTGCAGAACCTGATCGCACCGGAAGACAAAGAAGAAGTCGCCCCCTTTCTGGACAAGGTGTTCAACGACGGATGCGATAAATTCGAATTCAGGATGGACGAAAAGACAAGGCAGGACATGGAAGTTGAAATCGCAGGACGTATTCTGCAAGGCCCCATTCAACCGGGACTGCTGGCCTGCCTGTTCGCACGTAACGTCACGGACAGAAATCGTATGGAAGAAGAGCTCATCCAGTCAGAACGACTCGGCATCATAGGGAAAATGGCCGCAGGAGTAGCTCATGAAATCAACAACCCGCTGGGCATCATCCAATTCAACGCAGAAGATATGCTCTATGCGGAAGAAATGAGCACCGAAGCCAGAGAAGGACTTACTGCCATCTCCCGCAATGCGGCACGGGCTGCGGACACGATCACTCATCTGCTGGATCTGGCATCGCCTAAACCAATGGCAAACGACATCCTCCATCTGGACGAAGCGGTCAAGGACTGTATCGCTCTGCTAGGGCCCAAAATCAAAAAGACTACGCTCACACTGGATATTCAAAACGAACCACTGAGCATGCGCGGAGACTCCAGAGCCATCCAGCAAGTTCTGGTCAACCTTCTGCTCAATGCCTTGAGCAGTATGCAGGGCAAGAGAAGCATCTCCATTTTCGGCGACAGGTCCCACGAAAGCATTCGGCTTGTCATCGAGGACAAAGGGAAAGGCATTGTGCGAAAAGATCTCCCTCATATTTTTGATCCATTCTTCACATCCAGAGAAAACGGATTTGGACTGGGATTATTTATCACACGACGCATTGTGGAACGTCATGGAGGCATCATTTTTGCTGAGTCCGAGCCAGATAAAGGAACGCGAATGATTTTGGAATTTCCCCTGCACGAAGATGAAGAGAGCGTATAA
- a CDS encoding sigma-54-dependent transcriptional regulator, translating to MLHKILLVDDEQELLSILKRSLSRQGYVVHTASSGEEAWKALSETMYDLIVSDLAMEPMGGLELLKQVRTIDSILPFIIMTGAGSIETAVDAIKLGAYHYITKPFKTQELALLARRAIEHGELHRKLESFNAQEEDDQTGAMVIGNNAVIQQMMNTVDKVSGSDAPILIQGETGTGKSMFAKRIHLASSRADKPFFTIDCGALTENLLESELFGHVKGAFTGATRAKRGLLEEAQGGTIFLDEIGELSPSTQVKLLRAIQELEIKPVGGNTPINIDVRFLSATSRNLDEGVETGEFRKDLYYRLAVIPLRLPPLRERQDDLLLFVDHFVRKFNTRYNKDVTELSPSALQMLMDSPWKGNIRELENVIERAVLLSDDNIITLDSLCTNARTCAQNKYENPSQPVELKSAVEKAEISAIRQALAVAEGNRSKAAKILGIGRRTLYDKIDTYNL from the coding sequence ATGCTTCATAAAATACTGCTCGTAGATGATGAACAGGAATTGCTTTCCATCCTGAAGCGATCTTTGAGCCGTCAGGGATATGTGGTGCATACAGCTTCGTCCGGTGAGGAAGCGTGGAAGGCTCTCTCTGAAACCATGTATGATCTGATTGTCAGTGATCTTGCCATGGAGCCTATGGGCGGACTTGAATTGCTCAAGCAGGTGCGGACTATTGATAGCATTTTGCCCTTTATAATTATGACCGGAGCGGGGTCTATTGAGACGGCGGTGGATGCCATCAAGCTTGGTGCCTACCATTATATTACCAAGCCGTTTAAGACTCAGGAGTTGGCTTTACTCGCCCGCCGGGCCATCGAACACGGTGAGTTGCATCGCAAACTGGAATCTTTCAATGCCCAGGAAGAAGATGATCAGACAGGTGCCATGGTCATTGGCAACAACGCGGTTATCCAGCAGATGATGAACACTGTGGATAAGGTGTCTGGTTCAGATGCCCCCATACTCATTCAGGGCGAGACCGGTACTGGCAAGTCCATGTTTGCCAAGCGGATTCATTTGGCAAGTTCTCGTGCAGACAAACCTTTTTTCACTATTGATTGCGGTGCGCTCACTGAAAATCTGTTGGAAAGTGAGTTGTTTGGTCATGTTAAGGGAGCCTTCACCGGGGCAACGCGCGCCAAACGCGGTCTGCTTGAAGAAGCGCAGGGTGGCACGATTTTTCTGGATGAAATAGGTGAACTGTCACCGTCTACGCAGGTGAAACTCCTTCGGGCAATTCAGGAGCTGGAGATTAAGCCAGTGGGTGGCAACACTCCTATCAATATCGATGTTCGTTTTCTTTCTGCCACGAGTCGGAACCTGGACGAAGGGGTGGAAACAGGCGAGTTCCGTAAGGATCTTTATTACCGTTTGGCTGTTATCCCGTTGCGATTGCCTCCTTTGCGAGAACGACAGGATGATCTTCTGTTGTTTGTCGATCACTTTGTGCGCAAGTTCAACACCCGGTACAACAAGGATGTTACAGAATTGTCTCCGAGTGCTTTACAAATGCTTATGGATTCACCGTGGAAGGGGAATATTCGTGAGCTGGAGAATGTTATTGAGCGTGCTGTGCTGCTTTCAGACGATAATATCATTACGCTTGATTCCTTGTGTACCAATGCGAGAACATGTGCTCAAAACAAGTACGAAAATCCTAGTCAGCCAGTTGAGTTGAAAAGTGCCGTTGAAAAGGCTGAAATTTCCGCTATTCGGCAGGCTCTCGCCGTTGCAGAAGGCAACCGTTCCAAGGCTGCCAAGATCCTCGGCATTGGTCGGCGGACGCTCTACGATAAAATCGATACCTATAATCTTTGA
- a CDS encoding sigma-54-dependent transcriptional regulator — protein sequence MTDKILLVDDELDLLSTVSRALKRQGYTVHTATSGAEALEALSETIYDLVISDLAMEPIDGMELLKRVRSIDTLLPIIMMTGVGSIETAVESIKLGAYHYITKPFTPQELLLLVHRAIEHGQLNRKLESIQARDDNKESDSMVIGNNAMIQQMMTTMDKVSESDAPILIQGETGTGKSLFAKRIHTISSRADKSFFTIDCGALTETLLESELFGHVKGAFTGATRTKRGLLEEAQGGTIFLDEIGDLSPSTQVKLLRAIQEKEIKPVGSNTSSIIDVRFLAATSRDLESGVETGEFRKDLYYRLAVIPVRLPPLRERQDDIVLFVDFFVRKFNKRYNKAVTAIDPSAMQVILDSPWPGNIRELENVIERAVLLANGETIALNSLNTCPQSFATMQTHNAPLPLKTAVSKAEATAIRTALKATNGNRSKAAQILGIGRTTLYEKIDAYRID from the coding sequence ATGACCGACAAAATATTACTGGTCGATGACGAACTGGACTTGCTATCAACGGTTTCACGCGCCTTAAAACGACAGGGGTACACTGTCCACACGGCTACTTCTGGCGCAGAAGCTCTGGAAGCCTTGTCAGAAACCATATATGACCTCGTCATCAGCGACCTTGCCATGGAACCCATCGACGGCATGGAACTACTCAAACGGGTCCGTTCCATTGACACCCTCTTACCGATAATCATGATGACCGGCGTCGGGAGCATCGAAACCGCTGTGGAATCCATCAAACTCGGTGCCTATCATTATATCACCAAACCATTCACCCCGCAGGAGTTGTTGCTCCTCGTCCACCGGGCCATCGAGCATGGGCAACTCAATCGCAAACTCGAATCCATTCAGGCTCGTGACGACAATAAAGAAAGTGATTCCATGGTTATCGGCAACAATGCCATGATTCAACAAATGATGACAACCATGGATAAAGTGTCTGAATCGGATGCCCCTATTCTAATTCAAGGAGAGACCGGCACCGGTAAATCCCTGTTCGCCAAACGCATTCATACGATCAGCTCACGAGCGGATAAATCATTTTTTACCATAGATTGTGGAGCACTCACTGAGACCCTGCTGGAAAGTGAGCTTTTTGGTCACGTTAAGGGAGCATTTACCGGAGCAACACGAACCAAACGCGGCCTACTCGAAGAAGCACAGGGCGGCACTATCTTTCTGGACGAAATCGGCGATTTGTCGCCTTCAACACAGGTTAAACTTCTGCGAGCCATTCAGGAAAAAGAAATCAAGCCTGTGGGCAGCAACACATCAAGCATCATTGATGTCCGATTTCTCGCTGCCACCAGTCGCGACCTTGAATCAGGGGTGGAGACCGGCGAATTCCGCAAGGACCTCTATTACCGCCTTGCAGTCATTCCCGTTCGTCTGCCGCCACTGCGTGAACGTCAGGATGACATCGTCCTGTTCGTCGATTTCTTTGTGCGCAAATTCAACAAGCGCTATAACAAAGCCGTGACAGCCATTGACCCCAGTGCCATGCAGGTCATTCTCGATTCTCCATGGCCGGGAAATATCCGAGAACTGGAAAATGTCATTGAACGCGCCGTCCTTCTCGCAAATGGTGAAACCATTGCCCTAAACAGCCTCAACACCTGCCCACAGTCCTTTGCTACAATGCAAACTCATAATGCCCCTCTCCCACTCAAGACCGCAGTCTCGAAAGCTGAAGCAACCGCTATTCGCACGGCCTTGAAAGCGACCAATGGCAACAGGTCAAAAGCAGCGCAAATTTTGGGCATCGGCAGAACGACCCTGTATGAAAAAATTGATGCTTACCGCATAGACTGA
- a CDS encoding ComEA family DNA-binding protein — MNKLIITICLAALCMLFATAAFAQDDIVSFNKASVEELMSIEDVDVSEDIAKAIVEYRTVNGPFKKADDMVKVPGMTQDFLEELNPQVTDDGDVVFDPDAEPALAPSKC, encoded by the coding sequence ATGAACAAACTTATCATAACCATCTGTCTGGCTGCACTGTGCATGTTGTTTGCCACAGCGGCCTTTGCTCAGGATGATATTGTCAGCTTCAATAAGGCCAGCGTGGAAGAGCTTATGTCCATCGAAGACGTAGATGTCTCTGAGGACATTGCCAAGGCCATTGTTGAATACCGTACCGTCAACGGACCGTTCAAAAAGGCTGACGACATGGTTAAGGTTCCCGGTATGACACAGGATTTTCTGGAAGAATTGAATCCGCAGGTTACTGATGACGGTGATGTCGTTTTTGACCCGGATGCAGAGCCTGCACTGGCTCCGTCCAAGTGTTAG
- a CDS encoding aryl-sulfate sulfotransferase gives MRKQSYFYTFALAAMLAVVLTVPAQAYEAATGPTGVLKYEKGKAYEGYTLFSPQVGSKTTYLIDMEGNIVHTWDCETGPGLYAELLPNGNLLRGGRVNQQKQLEKKYGKKLGKKDLKKYVGVGGACGIVQEIDWDGNVVWEYEMAEPYKEIHHHTFHRMPNGNTLILGWEYMTKEEAIKKGRDPKTIPSEPVVYQGASHEGFWNDFVREVDSKGKTVWEWHTADHMGKGPKKLDFNYVLPKPVGSIYSSYDWSHFNTVSYIPETDTIVLNSRNLSEFYFVNHKTGEIEYRWGNDTAWNPKAQKPSWYNNGDQKIWGQHCAVPLENGNVLLFDNGSEAPEKRLSRAVEVNPKTSKVVWEFHTQHSNSFSSHRQGGVQRLPNGNTLICSTHGGHVMEVTNDKKIVWEFVNPFVFGKAKCVLGDEDAIYDGHDDSMWGMIHRAFRYGPDYPGLKGRDLTPQEYVCGDDCPRFFRDFKKGATLGGDTDEYADEEDDSMEEDGPAMHAY, from the coding sequence ATGCGCAAGCAATCCTATTTTTACACATTTGCACTGGCCGCTATGCTGGCGGTTGTGCTCACTGTACCGGCACAGGCTTATGAGGCTGCTACAGGACCCACCGGCGTCCTGAAATATGAAAAAGGAAAAGCCTACGAAGGTTATACCCTGTTTTCGCCCCAAGTTGGGAGCAAGACTACTTACCTGATTGATATGGAAGGTAATATTGTTCACACGTGGGATTGCGAAACAGGTCCTGGTTTGTATGCTGAGCTGTTGCCTAATGGAAATCTTCTTCGTGGTGGACGTGTCAATCAGCAGAAGCAGCTGGAGAAGAAATATGGGAAGAAACTGGGTAAAAAAGATCTCAAAAAATATGTCGGTGTTGGAGGTGCTTGTGGCATCGTTCAAGAAATCGACTGGGACGGCAATGTCGTTTGGGAATATGAGATGGCCGAGCCGTACAAGGAGATCCATCACCATACTTTCCATCGTATGCCCAATGGCAACACCCTGATCCTTGGCTGGGAATACATGACCAAGGAAGAGGCCATAAAAAAGGGTCGTGATCCCAAGACTATCCCTTCCGAGCCTGTTGTGTATCAAGGGGCTAGTCATGAAGGTTTTTGGAATGATTTCGTTCGTGAAGTTGATTCCAAAGGAAAGACTGTCTGGGAATGGCATACAGCCGATCATATGGGTAAGGGACCAAAAAAACTCGATTTTAATTATGTTCTTCCGAAACCGGTTGGTTCCATTTATTCATCATACGATTGGTCTCATTTCAATACGGTCAGTTATATCCCGGAAACTGATACCATCGTGTTGAACTCCCGTAACTTGTCCGAGTTTTATTTTGTTAATCACAAGACCGGTGAAATTGAGTATCGCTGGGGTAACGATACCGCTTGGAATCCCAAGGCCCAAAAGCCAAGTTGGTACAACAATGGCGATCAGAAAATATGGGGCCAGCATTGCGCGGTTCCATTGGAGAATGGTAACGTTCTCCTTTTTGATAACGGTTCTGAAGCACCGGAGAAGCGACTTTCTCGTGCAGTTGAAGTCAATCCTAAGACGAGTAAGGTCGTTTGGGAATTTCATACACAGCACAGCAACAGCTTTTCCTCTCATCGTCAGGGTGGAGTGCAGCGTCTGCCCAATGGCAACACCTTGATTTGTTCCACCCATGGTGGTCACGTCATGGAAGTAACAAACGATAAGAAAATCGTGTGGGAATTTGTTAATCCCTTCGTCTTTGGTAAGGCTAAGTGCGTATTGGGTGACGAAGATGCTATCTATGATGGTCATGATGATTCCATGTGGGGCATGATTCATCGTGCGTTCCGTTACGGCCCGGACTACCCTGGTCTGAAAGGGAGAGACCTTACTCCACAAGAATATGTTTGTGGCGATGATTGTCCGCGTTTTTTCCGTGACTTTAAAAAGGGTGCAACCTTAGGCGGCGATACAGACGAATACGCTGATGAGGAAGACGACAGCATGGAAGAAGATGGCCCCGCCATGCATGCATACTAG
- a CDS encoding aryl-sulfate sulfotransferase, giving the protein MKRRQFLTGCAALAATALVNPMEAMSFPTVFPHGTTIYKPSKCWNGFTVFGTEVEAEGTVLIDMNGNVVKQWTDICQAEHPPKLLKGGYLAGAKRPSPEKKGRTWGDESSTDLVVVDWNEKVVRKIPRAGMHHDYQFEGNPVGYHAPGMPVDNRKGKMLILSHKFVHNDKITKKELYDDYIVEVDKNGKIIWEWLASDHFDEMNFPPEFKKTLRKYPTFSMTRTPGKKGGDWIHVNAASYLGPNKWYDEDPKTYSMFNPDNIIISNRQTNTSCIIDKKTGKLVWQIGPYYYKDSVWEFNGKKYKKAYKKLGQIIGQHHTHMIPKGLPGEGNIMVYDNGGYAGYGPRNPGAPYGWSNARRDYSRVIEFDPRTLKIVWEHSAKQMGMRNKYQFYSDYVSSAQRLPNGNTMITNGAVGQFQEVTPDHEIVWEYISPYYTKKGNYNLVYRAMRVPYDYVPQLKQPKEKAVTPPENTTFRIKAD; this is encoded by the coding sequence ATGAAAAGACGTCAGTTTTTGACCGGGTGCGCAGCTCTTGCCGCCACCGCGTTGGTCAATCCCATGGAGGCCATGAGCTTTCCCACCGTATTTCCTCATGGCACGACCATTTATAAGCCTTCGAAGTGCTGGAATGGCTTTACCGTGTTCGGTACCGAAGTTGAAGCTGAAGGCACCGTGCTTATCGACATGAACGGTAACGTGGTCAAACAGTGGACGGATATTTGTCAGGCAGAGCATCCTCCCAAGTTGTTGAAGGGTGGCTATCTGGCTGGTGCCAAGCGTCCTTCGCCTGAGAAAAAGGGTCGGACTTGGGGCGACGAATCTTCGACTGACCTCGTGGTTGTGGATTGGAATGAAAAGGTCGTTCGCAAGATTCCCCGTGCTGGTATGCACCATGATTACCAGTTCGAAGGCAATCCGGTCGGCTACCACGCTCCCGGCATGCCTGTGGACAACCGTAAGGGCAAGATGTTGATTTTGTCCCACAAGTTCGTACACAATGATAAGATTACGAAAAAAGAATTGTACGACGATTATATCGTGGAAGTGGATAAGAACGGCAAGATCATTTGGGAATGGCTCGCTTCCGACCATTTTGACGAAATGAATTTCCCCCCGGAATTCAAGAAGACTCTGCGCAAGTACCCCACTTTCTCCATGACCCGTACTCCGGGCAAGAAGGGTGGCGACTGGATTCATGTCAACGCGGCTTCCTATCTCGGCCCCAACAAGTGGTACGATGAAGATCCGAAGACGTATTCCATGTTCAACCCGGATAATATCATTATTTCCAACCGGCAGACCAACACGTCCTGCATCATCGACAAGAAGACGGGCAAGCTCGTTTGGCAGATTGGTCCCTATTATTACAAGGATTCCGTCTGGGAATTCAACGGCAAGAAGTACAAGAAGGCCTACAAGAAGCTCGGCCAGATCATTGGTCAGCACCACACCCACATGATTCCCAAGGGATTGCCGGGTGAAGGTAACATCATGGTTTACGACAATGGCGGTTATGCTGGTTACGGCCCGCGCAACCCCGGTGCCCCTTATGGCTGGTCAAATGCTCGTCGTGACTATTCCCGCGTTATCGAGTTCGATCCTCGTACTCTGAAAATCGTGTGGGAACATTCCGCCAAGCAGATGGGTATGCGTAACAAGTATCAGTTCTATTCCGATTACGTGTCCTCTGCACAGCGTTTGCCCAATGGCAACACGATGATTACTAACGGCGCAGTCGGTCAGTTCCAAGAAGTGACCCCGGATCACGAAATTGTTTGGGAATATATCAGCCCGTATTACACCAAGAAGGGTAATTACAATCTGGTTTATCGTGCCATGCGTGTACCGTATGACTATGTTCCCCAGTTGAAGCAGCCCAAGGAGAAGGCCGTCACTCCGCCGGAAAATACCACATTCCGTATCAAGGCTGATTAA